One region of Marivirga arenosa genomic DNA includes:
- a CDS encoding heme exporter protein CcmB: MISQAISIFKKEVKLEWRNKTAFNGILLYLVSTIFICYLSFNVRTGQLQVLTWNALFWIIIVFANINGVAKSFLQEGEGRMLYYYTLCKPHVILSGKLLFNILLSVIISLVGFTVYAFILGNPVNNYTFFLLTILFASIGFSAVLTLVSGIVSKANNSTALMSILSFPILLPILLMSVRLTKNAIDGINIGIMSDKLFTLISVDAIVLATAYILFPFIWRN, from the coding sequence GTGATTAGCCAAGCAATATCAATATTTAAAAAGGAAGTTAAGCTAGAATGGAGAAATAAAACTGCATTTAATGGCATATTACTTTATTTGGTTAGCACTATATTTATTTGTTATCTAAGCTTTAATGTAAGAACTGGTCAACTTCAAGTATTAACATGGAATGCACTTTTCTGGATCATTATTGTTTTTGCAAATATAAATGGAGTAGCAAAAAGTTTTCTTCAAGAAGGTGAAGGTAGGATGTTGTATTACTATACATTATGTAAACCACATGTTATTTTAAGTGGTAAACTTCTTTTTAATATACTATTATCTGTGATCATATCCTTAGTTGGTTTTACGGTTTATGCTTTCATATTAGGAAACCCAGTTAATAATTACACATTCTTTTTGTTAACAATACTTTTTGCTTCTATTGGCTTTTCAGCAGTGTTGACCTTGGTTTCAGGAATAGTTTCCAAAGCAAATAATAGTACTGCTTTAATGTCAATATTAAGCTTCCCAATATTGCTTCCTATATTACTGATGTCTGTTAGGTTAACCAAGAATGCGATTGATGGAATTAATATTGGTATCATGAGTGACAAACTGTTTACATTAATTTCCGTAGATGCTATTGTCTTAGCTACGGCTTATATTTTGTTTCCTTTTATCTGGAGAAATTAA